A window of the Penaeus monodon isolate SGIC_2016 chromosome 11, NSTDA_Pmon_1, whole genome shotgun sequence genome harbors these coding sequences:
- the LOC119579100 gene encoding uncharacterized protein LOC119579100, with protein MAWQGGVSWSLESLLSRCLYALAPVLAALLLSQIYRRQQKIWLIEQLPGPKGLPLLGNLLHMWVDHEELFRRLCKICELGNVARFWVGSKPYCIVSSARAVETILSSSKHIDKSWDYTLFRPWLGEGLVTSTGVKWHTRRKMLTPAFHFKILEDFVDVFTAQAETLVEKLKTKADGRPFDIYNDITLCALDIICETAMGRSINAQRNSGSEIVKAIHNPFARMGTLIQFRQFRPWLHSDFAFRLSSYGREQEKCLRVIHGLATDTIELRRKARQEEKRRRREEEGRREDDARAKALPSSHPPYTCNRRCCYYYQVETPRKCISPFLLFPSSSLPLQPKGIPGQKTRQAFLDLLLEYSEKDPTITDEDIRDEVNTFMFAGHDTTSAAMNWFLYAMGSHPDAQECVFEEIEAVMQGSDGAPSAADLREMKYLELCLKETLRLFPPIPMIIRELKEDAVISNYSIPAGTSIVIHVFRLHHDPEQFPDPEVFDPKRFLPQNSIRRHSYAYVPFSAGPRNCIGQKFSFLEMKAILCSILRKFRVESVVPRKDLKLLAELILLPKGGNLVRLFPRVEGDDGRCGDNNPRSHGESAVFGFSATLGGSQAVSGLDAEGAPHLEARVRASQTTMEEGRSWLGIGSPGLPTYILLTTCLAVVMTWLYKRQQKVWLVEQMPGPKALPLVGNSLFFWGSPEVLFQQLYKVTEFGDVARFWLGPKPYCMLSSARAVESILSSQKHLHKSWDYSLLHPWLGEGLITSAGRKWHSRRKLLTPAFHFRILEDFLDIFTSQTDTLVRRLRARADGRAFDVFHYITLCALDIICETAMGRRVNAQEDSESAFVRAIHDLSSLIQFRQFRPWLHPDFVFHLTSHGRKHDACLKVIHDLAKQTISMRRKARRAKGLGAQKKAQVDEIGQKTRQAFLDLLLEYSEKDPTITNEDILEEVNTFMFAGHDTTTAAMNWFLYVMGTHREIQTRVQEELDEVFQGSDRPPTMADLRELKYLELCMKESLRVFPSVPAIIREIKEEIQINNYRIPAGTSIAIHVYRIHRDPEQFPNPEVFDPDRFLPENCNKRHPYAYIPFSAGPRNCIGQKFAQLEMKVVLSSILRNFRVESDIPWKDMKVLGELILRPKEGNPLKLLPRK; from the exons ATGGCGTGGCAAGGAGGCGTGTCCTGGAGCCTCGAGTCCCTCCTCAGTCGCTGCCTCTACGCCCTCGCGCCCGTGCTCGCCGCCCTCCTGCTCAGCCAGATCTACAGGAGGCAGCAGAAG ATATGGCTGATCGAGCAGCTCCCCGGACCCAAGGGGCTTCCGCTTCTGGGAAACCTCCTGCACATGTGGGTCGACCACGAAG AACTCTTCCGGCGCCTCTGCAAGATCTGCGAACTCGGCAACGTTGCAAGGTTCTGGGTCGGAAGCAAGCCCTACTGCATCGTGAGCAGCGCCAGGGCGGTTGAG ACAATTCTCAGCAGTTCGAAACACATCGACAAGAGCTGGGACTACACGCTCTTCCGCCCTTGGCTTGGAGAAGGACTGGTCACGTCCACAG GTGTCAAGTGGCACACGCGCAGGAAGATGTTGACGCCCGCCTTCCACTTCAAGATCCTGGAAGATTTCGTGGACGTCTTCACAGCTCAAGCCGAAACGCTGGTTGAAAAACTGAAGACCAAGGCGGACGGACGGCCATTCGATATCTACAATGATATCACGCTGTGTGCTTTGGACATTATATGTG aaACAGCCATGGGGAGGAGCATCAACGCCCAGAGAAACTCCGGCTCAGAGATCGTGAAAGCCATTCACAA CCCCTTCGCTAGGATGGGGACCTTGATCCAGTTCCGGCAGTTCCGTCCGTGGCTGCATTCCGACTTCGCTTTCCGCCTTAGCAGCTACGGCAGGGAGCAAGAGAAGTGCCTGAGGGTGATCCACGGACTCGCCACAGACACTATTGAGTTGAGGAGGAAGGCAAggcaagaggaaaagagaaggaggagagaggaagaagggagaagagaagatgatgcCCGTG CAAAAGCATTGCCGTCATCTCATCCTCCTTATACATGTAATCGtcgttgctgctattattatcaagtCGAAACTCCTCGAAAATgtatctctccatttcttctcttcccttcttcctcccttcctctccaaccAAAAGGCATCCCCGGCCAGAAGACCCGCCAAGCCTtcctggacctccttctggaataTTCCGAGAAGGACCCAACGATTACGGACGAGGACATACGCGACGAAGTGAACACCTTCATGTTCGCCGGACACGACACCACCTCCGCCGCCATGAACTGGTTTCTGTACGCCATGGGGAGCCACCCGGACGCACAG GAGTGCGTTTTCGAGGAGATCGAAGCTGTGATGCAGGGTTCCGACGGAGCGCCGTCCGCGGCCGACCTGCGGGAGATGAAGTACCTTGAGCTGTGTCTGAAGGAAACTCTGAGGCTCTTCCCTCCGATTCCCATGATCATTAGAGAGCTGAAGGAAGATGCCGTTATTA GCAACTACAGCATCCCCGCCGGCACGAGCATCGTGATCCACGTTTTCCGCCTCCACCACGACCCGGAGCAGTTCCCCGACCCGGAGGTGTTCGACCCGAAACGCTTCCTGCCCCAAAACTCCATCAGGAGACACAGCTACGCCTACGTCCCCTTCAGCGCCGGCCCCAGGAACTGTATCG GGCAAAAGTTCTCCTTCCTCGAAATGAAGGCCATCCTGTGCAGCATCCTTCGCAAGTTCCGTGTGGAGAGTGTCGTCCCTCGGAAGGACCTCAAGCTTCTGGCAGAGCTGATCCTTCTTCCCAAGGGCGGGAACCTCGTGAGACTGTTCCCCAGGGTTGAAGGAGACGACGGGCGGTGTGg AGATAATAATCCAAGAAGTCATGGTGAAAGCGCAGTCTTTGGTTTCAGTGCGACGCTTGGGGGATCTCAGGCAGTTTCAGGGCTGGACGCTGAGGGAGC CCCACATCTTGAGGCGCGAGTGCGAGCGAGCCAGACGACAATGGAAGAGGGGCGCTCGTGGCTGGGCATCGGGTCGCCCGGCCTGCCGACCTACATCCTCCTCACCACATGCCTGGCCGTCGTGATGACCTGGCTTTACAAAAGACAGCAGAAG GTGTGGCTGGTGGAGCAGATGCCCGGGCCGAAGGCTCTGCCGCTCGTCGGAAACTCACTCTTCTTCTGGGGCAGCCCAGAGG TGCTTTTCCAACAACTGTACAAGGTCACGGAGTTCGGCGACGTGGCGCGGTTCTGGCTGGGCCCGAAGCCGTACTGCATGCTGAGCAGCGCCAGGGCGGTCGAG TCGATCCTGAGCAGCCAGAAGCACCTGCACAAGAGCTGGGACTACTCGCTGCTTCATCCTTGGCTCGGCGAAGGACTCATCACGTCTGCGG GAAGGAAGTGGCACTCCCGCAGGAAGCTCCTGACGCCCGCCTTCCACTTCAGGATCCTGGAGGACTTCCTTGACATCTTCACATCCCAGACAGACACGCTGGTGAGGCGGCTGCGGGCGCGGGCGGACGGGCGGGCATTCGACGTCTTCCATTACATCACCCTGTGTGCGCTGGACATCATTTGCG agACGGCGATGGGGCGGCGCGTCAACGCCCAGGAGGATTCCGAGTCGGCCTTCGTGAGGGCCATCCACGA CCTGTCTTCCCTGATCCAGTTCCGGCAGTTCCGGCCGTGGCTGCATCCCGACTTCGTATTCCACCTCACCAGCCACGGCAGGAAGCACGACGCCTGCCTCAAGGTCATCCACGACCTCGCCAAGCAGACGATTTCCATGAGGAGGAAGGCGCGGCGGGCGAAGGGCCTCGGGGCACAGAAGAAGGCCCAGGTGGATGAGATCG GCCAGAAGACCCGCCAGGCCTTCCTGGATCTCCTTCTGGAGTATTCCGAGAAGGACCCAACGATCACCAACGAAGACATCTTGGAGGAAGTGAACACCTTCATGTTCGCTGGCCATGACACCACCACCGCCGCCATGAACTGGTTCCTGTATGTCATGGGCACGCACAGGGAGATCCAG ACTCGCGTACAAGAGGAGCTGGACGAGGTGTTCCAAGGCTCGGATCGGCCGCCGACCATGGCTGACCTGCGGGAGCTGAAGTACCTTGAGCTGTGCATGAAGGAGTCCCTCAGGGTCTTCCCTTCCGTCCCCGCGATCATCAGGGAGATCAAGGAGGAAATTCAGATTA ACAACTACCGCATCCCGGCCGGCACGTCCATCGCAATCCACGTGTACCGGATCCACCGCGACCCGGAGCAGTTCCCGAACCCGGAGGTATTCGATCCGGACCGCTTCCTGCCCGAGAACTGCAACAAACGCCATCCCTACGCGTACATCCCCTTCAGCGCCGGACCCAGGAACTGCATTG gTCAGAAATTCGCGCAGTTGGAGATGAAGGTCGTCCTGAGTTCCATCCTGAGGAACTTCCGCGTGGAGAGTGACATTCCGTGGAAAGATATGAAGGTCCTCGGGGAACTCATCCTGCGTCCCAAGGAGGGGAATCCCCTAAAGCTTCTTCCCAGGAAATAG